A region from the Halomarina litorea genome encodes:
- a CDS encoding DUF7537 family lipoprotein: protein MRRPSALSLLLACLLVLAGCNGLSPGDDTEMPDVTPADVPPDLHGGSIAPGLIRQQVVNADALLSAHRSLLANASYTVTSVARETAENGTVLQGYESTGRYSADRTRFATSARFLGGGYGYRSPDRYDEWSNGSTMLTRRVVDGEARYERPPSVGQSGASYHSRELESLLDELSVTSARELGERDGYDAYALRGTVPAGDGSDGQVRLVVDERGLVHEFSVETTRPYYRNDGVTVTTNRTTRYVDVGTTTVDRPDWVGAAVEEFASREYVAPGVTTERVVSVAELRRGHVSALHDRSVTRHETRAQVTADGTALSRSNRTLRLAADRTTHRFAQVERYEGEIQSHTAGWSNDSVGYVRYTRENRTDYHRSDGNSHREPHLSFDVDVEWYGEATVTDIGDGRYRVVVSDFENPNEVLRYGQERTVTDLRVELVVRESGLVERYDFTYAYTTEHGEGTTVRVTRSTEFVDVGSTTVDRPDWLSAAANATSR from the coding sequence ATGCGACGGCCCTCCGCCCTCTCCCTGCTACTCGCCTGTCTCCTCGTCCTCGCGGGCTGTAACGGCCTGTCGCCCGGCGACGACACCGAGATGCCGGACGTGACACCCGCGGACGTCCCGCCCGACCTCCACGGCGGCTCTATCGCCCCCGGCCTGATCCGCCAGCAGGTCGTGAACGCCGACGCCCTCCTCAGCGCCCACCGCTCGTTGCTCGCGAACGCCTCGTACACCGTCACGTCCGTGGCCCGCGAGACGGCCGAGAACGGAACCGTCCTGCAGGGCTACGAGTCGACGGGTCGCTACAGCGCCGACCGGACCCGCTTCGCCACCAGCGCCCGGTTCCTCGGGGGCGGCTACGGTTACCGAAGCCCGGACCGGTACGACGAGTGGTCGAACGGGTCGACGATGCTCACCCGGCGCGTCGTCGACGGCGAGGCGCGCTACGAACGGCCGCCGAGCGTCGGGCAGTCGGGGGCGTCGTACCACTCGCGCGAACTCGAATCCCTGCTCGACGAACTCTCCGTCACCTCGGCCCGCGAACTCGGCGAGCGTGACGGTTACGACGCCTACGCCCTGCGCGGGACGGTACCCGCGGGCGACGGGAGCGATGGGCAGGTCCGTCTCGTCGTGGACGAACGCGGCCTCGTCCACGAGTTCAGTGTCGAGACGACGCGCCCCTACTACCGCAACGACGGCGTGACGGTGACGACGAACCGGACGACGCGCTACGTCGACGTGGGGACAACCACCGTCGACCGCCCCGACTGGGTTGGTGCCGCCGTCGAGGAGTTCGCCTCGCGGGAGTACGTCGCTCCCGGCGTCACCACCGAACGGGTGGTCAGCGTCGCCGAACTCCGACGGGGCCACGTCTCGGCCCTCCACGACCGGTCGGTCACGCGTCACGAGACGCGCGCGCAGGTGACCGCCGACGGGACGGCCCTCAGCAGGTCGAACCGGACGCTCCGACTCGCTGCCGACCGCACGACCCACCGGTTCGCACAGGTCGAGCGGTACGAGGGAGAGATACAGAGCCACACCGCGGGGTGGTCGAACGACTCGGTCGGCTACGTGCGGTACACCCGGGAGAACCGGACGGACTACCATCGGTCGGACGGGAACTCGCACCGCGAACCTCACCTCTCGTTCGACGTCGACGTCGAGTGGTACGGCGAGGCGACGGTGACGGACATCGGCGACGGCCGCTACCGCGTCGTCGTCTCCGACTTCGAGAACCCGAACGAGGTCCTCCGCTACGGACAGGAGCGGACCGTCACCGACCTTCGCGTCGAACTGGTCGTCCGCGAGAGCGGCCTCGTCGAACGCTACGACTTCACCTACGCCTACACGACAGAGCACGGGGAGGGAACCACCGTCCGGGTCACGCGGTCGACCGAGTTCGTGGACGTCGGGTCAACGACGGTCGACCGCCCCGACTGGCTCTCGGCGGCCGCGAACGCGACGAGTCGGTGA
- the thsB gene encoding thermosome subunit beta, with amino-acid sequence MSQRQRMGQPMIILGEDSQRMKDRDAQSHNIQAARAVAESVRSTLGPKGMDKMLVSSMGDVTVTNDGVTILQEMDIDNPTAEMIIEVAETQEDEAGDGTTTAVAIAGELLKNAQDLLDQDIHPTAVIKGFHMASAKAREEIDDIAERVDTEDEDLLKKVAGTSMTGKGAESNKDLLAELIVDAVRSVTVEGPEGENVVDLEYVNIETQTGRAAGESELLHGAAIDKDPVHPDMETDFDEASVMLINEPIEVEEADVDTSLSVDSPDQLQSFLDKEEERLQEKVQQIVDTGADVVFCQKGIDDLAQHYLAKEGILAVRRVKKSDIKFLKEVLGARIVSDLDMASADDLGHGSVHRDETDELFYVEGSGDERHGVTLLLRGSTDHVVDELERGVGDALDVVASTVADGRVLAGGGAIEVELARRLRDYADSVEGREQLAVEAFADALELVPRVLAENAGLDSIDTLVDLRAAHEDGQSRAGLNVFSGDVEDTFEAGVVEPAHAKEQALTSATEAANLVLKIDDIIAAGDLSTGGDDEEGGAPGGGMGGMGGMGGGMGGMM; translated from the coding sequence ATGAGCCAGCGACAGCGGATGGGCCAGCCGATGATCATCCTCGGCGAGGACAGCCAGCGGATGAAAGACCGCGACGCGCAGTCGCACAACATTCAGGCCGCGCGAGCGGTCGCCGAGTCCGTACGCTCGACGCTCGGCCCGAAGGGGATGGACAAGATGCTCGTCTCCTCGATGGGCGACGTCACCGTCACAAACGACGGCGTCACCATCCTGCAGGAGATGGACATCGACAACCCGACGGCCGAGATGATCATCGAAGTCGCCGAGACACAGGAGGACGAGGCCGGCGACGGGACGACCACCGCCGTCGCCATCGCGGGCGAACTCCTGAAGAACGCACAGGACCTCCTCGACCAGGACATCCACCCGACGGCCGTCATCAAGGGCTTCCACATGGCCTCGGCGAAGGCCCGCGAGGAGATCGACGACATCGCGGAGCGCGTCGACACCGAGGACGAGGACCTCCTCAAGAAGGTCGCCGGGACGTCGATGACCGGCAAGGGCGCGGAGTCCAACAAGGACCTCCTCGCGGAACTCATCGTCGACGCCGTCCGCTCGGTCACCGTCGAGGGGCCCGAGGGCGAGAACGTCGTCGACCTCGAGTACGTCAACATCGAGACGCAGACCGGGCGCGCCGCGGGCGAGTCCGAACTGCTCCACGGCGCTGCCATCGACAAGGACCCCGTCCACCCCGACATGGAGACGGACTTCGACGAGGCCTCGGTCATGCTCATCAACGAGCCAATCGAGGTCGAGGAGGCCGACGTGGACACCAGCCTCAGCGTCGACAGCCCCGACCAGCTTCAGTCGTTCCTCGACAAGGAAGAAGAGCGCCTCCAGGAGAAGGTCCAGCAGATCGTCGACACCGGTGCGGACGTCGTCTTCTGCCAGAAGGGCATCGACGACCTCGCCCAGCACTACCTCGCGAAGGAGGGCATCCTCGCCGTCCGCCGCGTGAAGAAGTCCGACATCAAGTTCCTGAAGGAGGTCCTCGGCGCGCGCATCGTCTCGGATCTCGACATGGCCTCCGCCGACGACCTCGGCCACGGCTCGGTCCACCGCGACGAGACGGACGAGCTGTTCTACGTCGAGGGCAGCGGCGACGAGCGCCACGGCGTGACGCTCCTCCTGCGCGGCTCGACCGACCACGTCGTCGACGAACTCGAACGCGGCGTCGGTGACGCACTCGACGTCGTCGCCTCCACCGTCGCGGACGGTCGCGTCCTCGCCGGCGGCGGCGCAATCGAGGTCGAACTCGCCCGTCGCCTGCGCGACTACGCGGACTCCGTCGAGGGGCGCGAGCAGCTCGCCGTCGAGGCGTTCGCGGACGCCCTCGAACTCGTTCCCCGTGTGCTCGCCGAGAACGCCGGGCTGGACTCCATCGACACGCTCGTCGACCTTCGCGCCGCCCACGAGGACGGCCAGTCCCGCGCGGGCCTGAACGTCTTCAGCGGCGACGTCGAGGACACCTTCGAGGCGGGCGTCGTCGAACCCGCCCACGCCAAGGAGCAGGCGCTCACCTCCGCCACCGAGGCGGCGAATCTCGTCCTGAAAATCGACGACATCATCGCGGCCGGCGACCTCTCGACCGGCGGCGACGACGAGGAGGGCGGCGCACCCGGCGGCGGCATGGGTGGCATGGGCGGGATGGGCGGCGGCATGGGCGGCATGATGTAA
- a CDS encoding DUF7383 domain-containing protein produces the protein MSETRYRSNYALVEFSEHLGDDEDDLDVPWAEFVGDRSTEHEFSVPVEGAIDGYVTVQALDVGTYGHEILVNGESLSGFDIPPGEGWQCWMDVMAGVDLRKGENTIQVRRDTDADDSFVVGTLRVTWREPIE, from the coding sequence ATGAGCGAGACGCGCTACCGGAGCAACTACGCGCTGGTCGAGTTCTCGGAGCATCTCGGCGACGACGAGGACGACCTGGACGTGCCGTGGGCGGAGTTCGTCGGCGACCGGTCGACGGAACACGAGTTCTCGGTGCCCGTCGAGGGGGCCATCGACGGCTACGTGACCGTCCAGGCGCTCGACGTGGGGACCTACGGCCACGAGATTCTCGTCAACGGCGAGTCGCTCTCGGGGTTCGACATCCCGCCGGGCGAGGGCTGGCAGTGCTGGATGGACGTGATGGCGGGCGTGGACCTCCGGAAGGGCGAGAACACCATCCAGGTCCGCCGGGACACGGACGCCGACGACAGCTTCGTCGTCGGGACGCTCCGCGTGACGTGGCGCGAACCCATCGAGTGA
- a CDS encoding Rid family detoxifying hydrolase — MKDIVSTDEAPAAVGAYSQATTNGSVVFTAGQIPFTPDGESKADAPIAEQTALALDNVQAVLAEAGAEMSDVLKVTVLLDDIDDFEEMNETYATYFDEEPPARSAFEAGALPKGVGVEIEAIATLE; from the coding sequence GTGAAAGACATCGTCAGCACCGACGAGGCACCGGCCGCGGTGGGCGCGTACAGTCAGGCGACGACCAACGGGAGCGTCGTGTTCACGGCGGGCCAGATCCCGTTCACGCCCGACGGCGAGTCGAAGGCTGACGCCCCCATCGCCGAGCAGACGGCGCTCGCACTCGACAACGTGCAGGCCGTCCTCGCTGAGGCCGGCGCGGAGATGAGCGACGTGCTGAAGGTGACCGTCCTCCTCGACGACATCGACGACTTCGAGGAGATGAACGAGACGTACGCGACGTACTTCGACGAGGAACCCCCGGCGCGGAGCGCCTTCGAGGCCGGGGCGCTCCCCAAGGGCGTCGGCGTCGAAATCGAGGCCATCGCGACGCTGGAGTGA
- a CDS encoding patatin-like phospholipase family protein has product MSTNVAIACQGGGSHTAFTAGALRRLLPALVESEEYDLVGLSGTSGGAFSAAAAWYGLLDGGSEAALRALRGVWMEMCAETVAEEALVNWTVALTRVANSGVPIAEVSPYFNPLADWGQERLRAALEAHIDFEAIPDLVGPDRPRLVVGTVDINAGKFETFANEAVTPEVLLSSSAVPELFEAVEMDGHYHWDGLFSQNPPIHELMDVPRERKPEELWVVQINPQGREDVPKSLVEIADRRNELSGNLSLNQELRFIERVNDWVERGLLPEEDFAHTEVRRIELGWSLGAASKLNRSRRFIRELMDRGEQRAEAFLDEHHPALAREPTPALD; this is encoded by the coding sequence ATGAGCACGAACGTCGCCATCGCCTGCCAGGGCGGCGGCAGTCACACCGCGTTCACCGCGGGTGCGCTCCGCCGCCTCCTCCCCGCTCTCGTCGAGAGCGAGGAGTACGACCTCGTGGGCCTCTCGGGCACCTCCGGCGGGGCGTTCTCGGCGGCCGCCGCGTGGTACGGCCTGCTCGACGGCGGGAGCGAGGCCGCGCTCCGCGCGTTGCGGGGCGTCTGGATGGAGATGTGCGCGGAGACCGTCGCCGAGGAGGCGCTCGTCAACTGGACCGTCGCCCTGACGCGCGTCGCCAACAGCGGCGTCCCCATCGCGGAGGTCAGCCCCTACTTCAACCCGCTGGCGGACTGGGGGCAGGAACGCCTCCGGGCAGCGCTGGAGGCCCACATCGACTTCGAGGCCATCCCGGACCTCGTGGGGCCAGACCGACCGCGACTCGTCGTGGGCACCGTCGACATCAACGCCGGGAAGTTCGAGACGTTCGCGAACGAGGCGGTGACCCCCGAGGTGTTGCTGTCTTCGTCCGCCGTCCCCGAGCTATTCGAGGCGGTGGAGATGGACGGCCACTACCACTGGGACGGCCTGTTCTCCCAGAACCCGCCCATCCACGAACTGATGGACGTGCCGCGCGAGCGCAAACCCGAAGAGCTGTGGGTCGTCCAGATAAACCCGCAGGGCCGCGAGGACGTGCCGAAGTCGCTCGTGGAGATCGCCGACCGGCGCAACGAACTCTCGGGGAACCTCTCGCTCAACCAGGAGTTGCGGTTCATCGAACGGGTCAACGACTGGGTCGAACGGGGACTGCTCCCCGAGGAGGACTTCGCACACACCGAGGTACGGCGCATCGAACTGGGCTGGTCGCTCGGGGCGGCCTCGAAACTCAACCGCAGCAGGCGGTTCATCCGCGAACTGATGGACCGCGGCGAGCAGAGGGCCGAGGCGTTTCTCGACGAACACCACCCGGCACTCGCCCGCGAACCGACGCCGGCCCTCGACTGA